From Garra rufa chromosome 19, GarRuf1.0, whole genome shotgun sequence, the proteins below share one genomic window:
- the ell2 gene encoding RNA polymerase II elongation factor ELL2, with protein MMAALCEDGTYGLNCGRKSDRISVLHVKLTESAYKALENYQNCKNAPSSQATIRFQGLQGRIKIPARDASDGSHNFNFYLSNFGKDNPQGSFEGIHQYISSSGVSHLSSLGTIQDKITVCATNDSYQVTKERVTKAEEDKSKNSTKFIRPGGPFRDKKVQHRKPAPSAPDPVPERKQTTPLNPANTIRKCLTNNPVSQRPYRDRVIHLLALRSYKKLELLGRLQRDGISQKDRNSLGSTLHQVANLNPKDNSYSLKDFIFREVQRDWPGYTEDDRVQADRVLARKLGLNSESVSSSSPTKEPTSPLKRLPETDFIDPLMSKKPRISHLSNRGPSSSSSRHTSETEDKKPAPTAACPGPSFHPPPVTGSSSNSPSTPEGRGSQDLPLDQSSICGNSSETYAPRSHTPSPPSQPVSTTSPSSFSTCTVSTTTITSTTTSSSGHRVSSGASPTASSGSKKPKKSKKHKDKERKREGERERDKDKDKDKDKDRKRDREHHKEDHCDKEAQPRKKHRNEAEQKHIPANISHESDREAGKDKPVNSTELPVPTKPDYIVKYTAVISTDQRQHYKNDFNAEYDEYRILHARVESVTRRFTKLDAQCRRLTPGTKEYQEIHEQVLQEYKKIKQHSPNYYEEKQRCEYLHNKLAHIKRLIADFDQRRAQSWL; from the exons ATGATGGCAGCTCTCTGCGAAGATGGCACATATGGACTCAACTGTGGCCGAAAGAGCGACAGAATATCAGTTTTACATGTCAAACTGACAGAATCAGCCTATAAAGCGTTGGAAAACTACCAAAACTGTAAG AATGCACCGTCCTCACAGGCGACGATTCGTTTTCAGGGTCTACAAGGG CGCATTAAAATCCCAGCGAGAGATGCTTCCGATGGCTCTCATAACTTCAACTTTTATCTGTCCAACTTTGGCAAAGACAATCCTCAAGGAAGCTTTGAGGGTATCCACCAGTACATATCTAG CTCTGGAGTCTCCCATCTGTCCTCTTTGGGAACGATTCAAGACAAAATCACAGTATGTGCCACCAATGACTCCTACCAGGTGACCAAAGAGCGCGTGACCAAAGCAGAGGAGGATAAAAGCAAGAACAGCACCAAATTCATCAGACCCGGTGGACCTTTCAGAG ACAAAAAAGTCCAGCACCGAAAACCGGCTCCGTCAGCCCCCGACCCGGTTCCAGAGAGGAAGCAGACCACCCCTCTCAACCCAGCCAACACCATCCGCAAGTGCCTTACCAACAACCCTGTATCGCAACGGCCGTACCGGGACCGCGTCATTCACCTTCTGGCCCTGCGCTCTTACAAGAAACTAGAGCTGCTCGGCAGACTGCAAAGAGACGGCATCAGCCAGAAAGACCGCAACTCTTTGGGCTCTACACTACATCAA GTGGCCAATCTAAACCCTAAGGATAACTCGTATTCGCTGAAGGACTTTATCTTCCGTGAGGTCCAGAGGGACTGGCCGGGCTACACGGAGGATGACCGGGTTCAGGCTGACAGGGTCCTGGCACG TAAATTGGGCTTGAATTCAGAGTCTGTATCTTCCAGCAGTCCAACCAAAGAGCCAACATCCCCACTG AAACGCCTACCTGAGACTGACTTCATAGACCCTCTGATGTCTAAGAAGCCACGAATCTCCCACCTCAGTAACAGAGGACCCTCTTCCTCCTCAAGTCGTCATACTTCAGAGACTGAGGACAAAAAACCTGCACCTACGGCTGCTTGCCCAGGACCCTCTTTTCACCCTCCCCCTGTCACGGGCTCCAGTTCGAACTCCCCCAGTACGCCGGAGGGCCGGGGCTCTCAGGACCTTCCCCTGGACCAGAGCTCTATATGCGGGAACTCCTCGGAGACCTACGCCCCCCGCAGCCACACACCCAGCCCGCCCAGCCAGCCAGTTTCTACGACGTCCCCCTCGTCCTTCTCCACCTGTACCGTCTCGACAACCACCATTACCTCTACCACTACCAGCAGCAGTGGCCACCGCGTTTCTTCTGGCGCGTCTCCTACTGCCAGCAGTGGCAGCAAAAAGCCCAAGAAGTCCAAGAAGCACAAAGATAAAGAGAGGAAGCGAGAAGGAGAGCGAGAGAGGGACAAGGATAAGGATAAGGATAAGGACAAGGACCGAAAGAGGGATAGAGAGCATCACAAGGAGGATCACTGTGATAAGGAAGCACAGCCCAGGAAGAAACACCGGAATGAGGCAGAGCAAAAACACATTCCTGCCAACATCAGCCATGAATCGGACAGAGAAG CTGGCAAAGACAAGCCTGTCAACAGCACTGAACTTCCAGTCCCAACAAAGCCTGATTACATAGT TAAATACACCGCAGTGATATCTACGGATCAGAGGCAGCACTATAAGAATGACTTCAACGCAGAATATGATGAGTATCGTATCCTTCATGCCCGCGTTGAGAGCGTTACTCGTCGTTTTACAAAACTGGACGCCCAGTGTAGACGACTGACTCCAGGAACTAAAGAGTACCAG GAAATACATGAACAGGTGCTTcaagaatataaaaaaattaagcaa CACAGCCCAAACTATTATGAAGAAAAACAGCGCTGTGAGTACCTGCACAACAAACTGGCCCACATCAAACGCCTCATCGCTGACTTCGACCAGCGGAGGGCGCAGTCCTGGCTGTAG